In the genome of Vespa crabro chromosome 17, iyVesCrab1.2, whole genome shotgun sequence, one region contains:
- the LOC124429981 gene encoding myelin regulatory factor isoform X13, with translation MDVIGDGDEQTLQAILGRGDFVGGIDNEAFDFSQLEDFINSDSEQPATYFADTLAAEENGSGTTSHGDRVEATGSQQTPQRLPSPIAHNHAVSNACSSGTTTTTVPTGTAYKDPQSYVHPHPLPESPPDSGSEPPYSPPGHHDPQHVHSPHQKAALQEILLHHQGNTSNYPGNLLPSSPRTLATSTDPLLLTHPVLTPHLTSGTTNLSTQQQIAPTLVPLSHEHGNDGINTLYSSLQSAPKKRKLSQDGLVHVKQEPELGTVEHSCSSSSAVLDGDEVADSNYIDPSYQCIRFHPFQQTSWHVLCDHNLKELPVPHYRVDADKGFNFSNSDDAFVCQKKNHFQITCHAQLQGEAVFVRTGEGLKKINSFQLHFYGVKVESPTQTIRVEQSQSDRSKKPFHPVTVVSRVDLGGERVTKVTVGRLHFSETTSNNMRKKGKPNPDQRYFHLVVGLHAHTADQASYQVVAHASERIIVRASNPGQFESEGSGVGAEGGWQRGAAPDSVYHAGRVGINTDRPDEALVIHGNMKVTGHIVQPSDARAKQNVQEVDTREQLRNVQQLRVVRYRYAPEFALHSGLGIKPQEDTGVIAQEVQQILPEAVLPAGDIVLPNGQRIENFLVVNKERIFMENVGAVKELCKVTDSLETRIDQLERINKRLAKLKRGDSLKSSVSTVSSISSNKYSSPTNNKSSILGKTKRIEREDELLCSNKFIQIIIVILILIMAFCLVAMATLYFLEYQKRSSLEWSTMASKDMLAVKPVHPAMLSTTPTYDPRLNSLLHSTISSLYTKHGPYTRGLDGGLSLKSNSLTTQTPNTKQQLYSQEITSWYPINHSGPQPKLDKNNEFPGNWLSKNGAGAIPSNVDENDQGTDVDAISNKDPIPLGRPIDCPAHFSELESPCQIYCCSAEIHQLEDPQPDHPPEKKSISDHLEQPLNIHEEKRKVSKGFQNGINPSDPSTQTLVKESNYKYLHKRTKRETVGADWGEVASNAAGSLPPEPKPQLFIVAKSFNVSLDQRYCTAASPNTPNNISCIIPLSKHMPDMHLTLHFLGMPWFWQTVQQCPVSSTSIDETMVCGWTYTLQQQQTQYIENNNQPGDQSFPLDVAHYLRKTLKFRVPTVQPQENICKNQHGVDYLEFTLHFYRDCNE, from the exons GTCGAGGCGACTTCGTTGGAGGAATTGACAACGAAGCCTTTGACTTTTCGCAGTTGGAGGATTTCATTAACAGCGACAGCGAACAACCAGCAAC aTATTTCGCGGACACTCTCGCGGCAGAAGAAAACGGGAGTGGAACGACGAGTCATGGCGATCGAGTTGAAGCAACGGGTAGTCAGCAAACACCACAACGTTTACCTTCACCGATCGCTCACAATCATGCTGTGTCGAACGCATGTTCTTCTggtaccaccactaccaccgtCCCAACCGGTACCGCCTACAAAGATCCACAATCGTACGTTCATCC ACATCCGTTGCCAGAAAGTCCACCGGACAGTGGAAGCGAGCCACCATATTCTCCGCCTGGACACCATGATCCCCAACACGTTCACTCGCCAC ATCAAAAGGCGGCCTTACAAGAAATACTTTTACATCACCAAGGTAATACATCCAATTATCCAGGCAATTTGTTACCATCCTCACCAAGAACATTGGCCACATCTACTGACCCCTTATTGTTGACACATCCGGTCTTAACTCCTCATCTTACATCAGGAACGACGAATTTATCGACTCAACAACAAATAGCACCAACCTTAGTACCGTTGTCGCACGAACATGGTAACGATGGTATTAACACGTTATACTCGTCTCTTCAGTCAGCacctaaaaagagaaaacttaGTCAGGATGGGCTTGTTCATGTCAAACAG GAGCCGGAACTTGGTACGGTGGAACATAGTTGCAGCAGTAGCAGTGCTGTTCTCGATGGTGACGAAGTTGCTGACAGTAATTACATTGATCCAAGTTATCAATGCATACGATTTCATCCCTTTCAACAAACTTCTTGGCACGTACTTTGTGATCATAATCTTAAAGAACTTCCTGTACCGCATTACAGAGTCGATGCGGATAAAGGATTTAATTTTAGTAATTCTGACGATGCTTTTGTTTGCCAAAAGAAGAATCATTTTCAG ATCACTTGCCATGCACAATTACAAGGCGAAGCTGTATTCGTACGAACTGGTGAAGGATTGAAGAAGATAAATAGCTttcaattacatttttatggTGTTAAAGTCGAATCGCCGACGCAAACTATCAGAGTAGAACAAAGTCAAAGCGACAGAAGTAAGAAACCCTTTCATCCTGTTAC CGTTGTTTCCAGGGTGGATTTAGGCGGCGAACGTGTTACGAAAGTAACAGTCGGCCGCTTACATTTTAGTGAAACAACGAGTAATAATATgcgtaaaaaaggaaaaccaaATCCAGATCaaagatattttcatttggTTGTTGGTCTTCATGCTCATACAGCAGACCAAGCCAGTTATCAAGTCGTTGCACATGCATCGGAAAGAATAATCGTTAGG GCAAGTAATCCAGGGCAATTTGAATCTGAGGGTAGTGGTGTCGGAGCTGAAGGAGGATGGCAAAGAGGTGCTGCACCTGATAGCGTTTATCATGCTGGCCGAGTTGGTATTAATACGGATAGACCGGACGAGGCTCTTGTAATTCATGGGAATATGAAG GTTACTGGTCATATAGTTCAACCAAGCGATGCAAGAGCTAAACAAAATGTTCAAGAAGTGGATACACGTGAACAATTGAGAAATGTACAACAGCTTCGTGTTGTAAGATATCGATATGCTCCAGAATTTGCCTTACATTCAGGTTTGGGAATAAAACCACAAGAAGATACCGGTGTTATAGCTCAAGAGGTACAACAAATTTTACCGGAAGCTGTACTTCCGGCCGGCGATATTGTTCTTCCAAATGGTcaaagaattgaaaattttttggtCGTTAATAAAGAACGAATATTCATGGAAAATGTAGGGGCCGTGAAAGAACTTTGTAAA GTAACAGATAGTTTGGAAACTAGAATAGATCAACtagaaagaataaacaaacGCCTTGCTAAATTAAAAAGAGGCGACAGTCTTAAAAGTTCCGTCAGTACGGTATCTAGCATATCGAGTAATAAATACTCATCGCCTACTAATAACAAATCGTCTATCcttggaaaaacaaaaaggattgAAAGAGAGGACGAACTTTTATgcagtaataaatttatacaaattattatcgttatacttATATTGATCATGGCATtttg TCTCGTTGCAATGgcaacattatattttttggaaTATCAGAAACGTAGTAGCCTCGAATGGTCTACAATGGCAAGTAAAGATATGCTGGCTGTGAAACCTGTTCATCCAGCAATGTTATCAACAACTCCAACATACGATCCTAGATTGAATTCTTTATTACATAGTACAATATCTTCTTTATATACAAAACACGGTCCGTATACGAGAGGTTTAGACGGTGGATTATCCTTAAAAAGTAATTCATTAACAACACAAACGCCTAACACGAAACAACAATTATATTCGCAAGAAATAACTTCGTGGTATCCGATAAATCATTCGGGACCACAACCAAAGctcgataaaaataa cgaATTTCCTGGGAATTGGTTGAGTAAAAACGGTGCAGGTGCCATTCCTAGTAATGTAGACGAAAATGATCAAGGAACAGACGTTGATGCAATATCAAACAAGGATCCGATTCCTTTAGGAAGACCAATTGATTGTCCTGCACATTTTAGTGAACTCGAAAGTCCATGTCAG atttattgtTGCTCTGCTGAAATTCATCAATTGGAAGATCCACAACCAGATCATCCACCAGAGAAAAAATCTATTT cAGATCATCTGGAGCAACCTTTAAATATTCATGAAGAGAAGCGTAAAGTAAGCAAAGGTTTTCAAAATGGCATTAATCCATCTGATCCTAGCACACAAACTCTCGTAAAAGAG agcAATTACAAATATCTACATAAAAGGACAAAACGAGAAACTGTTGGTGCAGATTGGGGAGAAGTAGCTAGTAACGCTGCTGGTTCTTTACCACCAGAACCTAAACCCCAATTGTTTATAGTTGCCAAAAGCTTTAATGTCTCCTTAGATCAACGATATTGCACTGCTGCCTCACCAAATACTCCAAACAATATTAGTTGTATTATACCATTATCTAAACATATGCCTGATATGCATCTTACGTTACACTTtct TGGTATGCCTTGGTTTTGGCAAACGGTGCAACAATGTCCAGTATCATCGACATCTATTGACGAAACAATGGTATGCGGTTGGACTTATACtttgcaacaacaacaaacacaatatattgaaaataacaatcaaCCAGGCGATCAATCTTTTCCTTTGGATGTAGCACATTATCTCAGGAAAACGTTAAAATTTCGTGTACCCACTGTACAGCCCCAAGAA aatATCTGTAAGAATCAACACGGCGTTGATTATTTAGAATTCACATTGCACTTTTATCGGGACtgcaatgaataa
- the LOC124429981 gene encoding myelin regulatory factor-like protein isoform X2 gives MEFSWALQHQSSDPVQTGRGHNSDHHDDTVVLNQVSARRLLNVTGRGDFVGGIDNEAFDFSQLEDFINSDSEQPATYFADTLAAEENGSGTTSHGDRVEATGSQQTPQRLPSPIAHNHAVSNACSSGTTTTTVPTGTAYKDPQSYVHPHPLPESPPDSGSEPPYSPPGHHDPQHVHSPHQKAALQEILLHHQGNTSNYPGNLLPSSPRTLATSTDPLLLTHPVLTPHLTSGTTNLSTQQQIAPTLVPLSHEHGNDGINTLYSSLQSAPKKRKLSQDGLVHVKQSLHKEPELGTVEHSCSSSSAVLDGDEVADSNYIDPSYQCIRFHPFQQTSWHVLCDHNLKELPVPHYRVDADKGFNFSNSDDAFVCQKKNHFQITCHAQLQGEAVFVRTGEGLKKINSFQLHFYGVKVESPTQTIRVEQSQSDRSKKPFHPVTVVSRVDLGGERVTKVTVGRLHFSETTSNNMRKKGKPNPDQRYFHLVVGLHAHTADQASYQVVAHASERIIVRNQQHFVQASNPGQFESEGSGVGAEGGWQRGAAPDSVYHAGRVGINTDRPDEALVIHGNMKVTGHIVQPSDARAKQNVQEVDTREQLRNVQQLRVVRYRYAPEFALHSGLGIKPQEDTGVIAQEVQQILPEAVLPAGDIVLPNGQRIENFLVVNKERIFMENVGAVKELCKVTDSLETRIDQLERINKRLAKLKRGDSLKSSVSTVSSISSNKYSSPTNNKSSILGKTKRIEREDELLCSNKFIQIIIVILILIMAFCLVAMATLYFLEYQKRSSLEWSTMASKDMLAVKPVHPAMLSTTPTYDPRLNSLLHSTISSLYTKHGPYTRGLDGGLSLKSNSLTTQTPNTKQQLYSQEITSWYPINHSGPQPKLDKNNEFPGNWLSKNGAGAIPSNVDENDQGTDVDAISNKDPIPLGRPIDCPAHFSELESPCQIYCCSAEIHQLEDPQPDHPPEKKSIYHLEQPLNIHEEKRKVSKGFQNGINPSDPSTQTLVKESNYKYLHKRTKRETVGADWGEVASNAAGSLPPEPKPQLFIVAKSFNVSLDQRYCTAASPNTPNNISCIIPLSKHMPDMHLTLHFLGMPWFWQTVQQCPVSSTSIDETMVCGWTYTLQQQQTQYIENNNQPGDQSFPLDVAHYLRKTLKFRVPTVQPQENICKNQHGVDYLEFTLHFYRDCNE, from the exons GTCGAGGCGACTTCGTTGGAGGAATTGACAACGAAGCCTTTGACTTTTCGCAGTTGGAGGATTTCATTAACAGCGACAGCGAACAACCAGCAAC aTATTTCGCGGACACTCTCGCGGCAGAAGAAAACGGGAGTGGAACGACGAGTCATGGCGATCGAGTTGAAGCAACGGGTAGTCAGCAAACACCACAACGTTTACCTTCACCGATCGCTCACAATCATGCTGTGTCGAACGCATGTTCTTCTggtaccaccactaccaccgtCCCAACCGGTACCGCCTACAAAGATCCACAATCGTACGTTCATCC ACATCCGTTGCCAGAAAGTCCACCGGACAGTGGAAGCGAGCCACCATATTCTCCGCCTGGACACCATGATCCCCAACACGTTCACTCGCCAC ATCAAAAGGCGGCCTTACAAGAAATACTTTTACATCACCAAGGTAATACATCCAATTATCCAGGCAATTTGTTACCATCCTCACCAAGAACATTGGCCACATCTACTGACCCCTTATTGTTGACACATCCGGTCTTAACTCCTCATCTTACATCAGGAACGACGAATTTATCGACTCAACAACAAATAGCACCAACCTTAGTACCGTTGTCGCACGAACATGGTAACGATGGTATTAACACGTTATACTCGTCTCTTCAGTCAGCacctaaaaagagaaaacttaGTCAGGATGGGCTTGTTCATGTCAAACAG TCTTTGCATAAGGAGCCGGAACTTGGTACGGTGGAACATAGTTGCAGCAGTAGCAGTGCTGTTCTCGATGGTGACGAAGTTGCTGACAGTAATTACATTGATCCAAGTTATCAATGCATACGATTTCATCCCTTTCAACAAACTTCTTGGCACGTACTTTGTGATCATAATCTTAAAGAACTTCCTGTACCGCATTACAGAGTCGATGCGGATAAAGGATTTAATTTTAGTAATTCTGACGATGCTTTTGTTTGCCAAAAGAAGAATCATTTTCAG ATCACTTGCCATGCACAATTACAAGGCGAAGCTGTATTCGTACGAACTGGTGAAGGATTGAAGAAGATAAATAGCTttcaattacatttttatggTGTTAAAGTCGAATCGCCGACGCAAACTATCAGAGTAGAACAAAGTCAAAGCGACAGAAGTAAGAAACCCTTTCATCCTGTTAC CGTTGTTTCCAGGGTGGATTTAGGCGGCGAACGTGTTACGAAAGTAACAGTCGGCCGCTTACATTTTAGTGAAACAACGAGTAATAATATgcgtaaaaaaggaaaaccaaATCCAGATCaaagatattttcatttggTTGTTGGTCTTCATGCTCATACAGCAGACCAAGCCAGTTATCAAGTCGTTGCACATGCATCGGAAAGAATAATCGTTAGG AACCAGCAACATTTTGTACAGGCAAGTAATCCAGGGCAATTTGAATCTGAGGGTAGTGGTGTCGGAGCTGAAGGAGGATGGCAAAGAGGTGCTGCACCTGATAGCGTTTATCATGCTGGCCGAGTTGGTATTAATACGGATAGACCGGACGAGGCTCTTGTAATTCATGGGAATATGAAG GTTACTGGTCATATAGTTCAACCAAGCGATGCAAGAGCTAAACAAAATGTTCAAGAAGTGGATACACGTGAACAATTGAGAAATGTACAACAGCTTCGTGTTGTAAGATATCGATATGCTCCAGAATTTGCCTTACATTCAGGTTTGGGAATAAAACCACAAGAAGATACCGGTGTTATAGCTCAAGAGGTACAACAAATTTTACCGGAAGCTGTACTTCCGGCCGGCGATATTGTTCTTCCAAATGGTcaaagaattgaaaattttttggtCGTTAATAAAGAACGAATATTCATGGAAAATGTAGGGGCCGTGAAAGAACTTTGTAAA GTAACAGATAGTTTGGAAACTAGAATAGATCAACtagaaagaataaacaaacGCCTTGCTAAATTAAAAAGAGGCGACAGTCTTAAAAGTTCCGTCAGTACGGTATCTAGCATATCGAGTAATAAATACTCATCGCCTACTAATAACAAATCGTCTATCcttggaaaaacaaaaaggattgAAAGAGAGGACGAACTTTTATgcagtaataaatttatacaaattattatcgttatacttATATTGATCATGGCATtttg TCTCGTTGCAATGgcaacattatattttttggaaTATCAGAAACGTAGTAGCCTCGAATGGTCTACAATGGCAAGTAAAGATATGCTGGCTGTGAAACCTGTTCATCCAGCAATGTTATCAACAACTCCAACATACGATCCTAGATTGAATTCTTTATTACATAGTACAATATCTTCTTTATATACAAAACACGGTCCGTATACGAGAGGTTTAGACGGTGGATTATCCTTAAAAAGTAATTCATTAACAACACAAACGCCTAACACGAAACAACAATTATATTCGCAAGAAATAACTTCGTGGTATCCGATAAATCATTCGGGACCACAACCAAAGctcgataaaaataa cgaATTTCCTGGGAATTGGTTGAGTAAAAACGGTGCAGGTGCCATTCCTAGTAATGTAGACGAAAATGATCAAGGAACAGACGTTGATGCAATATCAAACAAGGATCCGATTCCTTTAGGAAGACCAATTGATTGTCCTGCACATTTTAGTGAACTCGAAAGTCCATGTCAG atttattgtTGCTCTGCTGAAATTCATCAATTGGAAGATCCACAACCAGATCATCCACCAGAGAAAAAATCTATTT ATCATCTGGAGCAACCTTTAAATATTCATGAAGAGAAGCGTAAAGTAAGCAAAGGTTTTCAAAATGGCATTAATCCATCTGATCCTAGCACACAAACTCTCGTAAAAGAG agcAATTACAAATATCTACATAAAAGGACAAAACGAGAAACTGTTGGTGCAGATTGGGGAGAAGTAGCTAGTAACGCTGCTGGTTCTTTACCACCAGAACCTAAACCCCAATTGTTTATAGTTGCCAAAAGCTTTAATGTCTCCTTAGATCAACGATATTGCACTGCTGCCTCACCAAATACTCCAAACAATATTAGTTGTATTATACCATTATCTAAACATATGCCTGATATGCATCTTACGTTACACTTtct TGGTATGCCTTGGTTTTGGCAAACGGTGCAACAATGTCCAGTATCATCGACATCTATTGACGAAACAATGGTATGCGGTTGGACTTATACtttgcaacaacaacaaacacaatatattgaaaataacaatcaaCCAGGCGATCAATCTTTTCCTTTGGATGTAGCACATTATCTCAGGAAAACGTTAAAATTTCGTGTACCCACTGTACAGCCCCAAGAA aatATCTGTAAGAATCAACACGGCGTTGATTATTTAGAATTCACATTGCACTTTTATCGGGACtgcaatgaataa
- the LOC124429981 gene encoding myelin regulatory factor isoform X12: MDVIGDGDEQTLQAILGRGDFVGGIDNEAFDFSQLEDFINSDSEQPATYFADTLAAEENGSGTTSHGDRVEATGSQQTPQRLPSPIAHNHAVSNACSSGTTTTTVPTGTAYKDPQSYVHPHPLPESPPDSGSEPPYSPPGHHDPQHVHSPHQKAALQEILLHHQGNTSNYPGNLLPSSPRTLATSTDPLLLTHPVLTPHLTSGTTNLSTQQQIAPTLVPLSHEHGNDGINTLYSSLQSAPKKRKLSQDGLVHVKQSLHKEPELGTVEHSCSSSSAVLDGDEVADSNYIDPSYQCIRFHPFQQTSWHVLCDHNLKELPVPHYRVDADKGFNFSNSDDAFVCQKKNHFQITCHAQLQGEAVFVRTGEGLKKINSFQLHFYGVKVESPTQTIRVEQSQSDRSKKPFHPVTVVSRVDLGGERVTKVTVGRLHFSETTSNNMRKKGKPNPDQRYFHLVVGLHAHTADQASYQVVAHASERIIVRASNPGQFESEGSGVGAEGGWQRGAAPDSVYHAGRVGINTDRPDEALVIHGNMKVTGHIVQPSDARAKQNVQEVDTREQLRNVQQLRVVRYRYAPEFALHSGLGIKPQEDTGVIAQEVQQILPEAVLPAGDIVLPNGQRIENFLVVNKERIFMENVGAVKELCKVTDSLETRIDQLERINKRLAKLKRGDSLKSSVSTVSSISSNKYSSPTNNKSSILGKTKRIEREDELLCSNKFIQIIIVILILIMAFCLVAMATLYFLEYQKRSSLEWSTMASKDMLAVKPVHPAMLSTTPTYDPRLNSLLHSTISSLYTKHGPYTRGLDGGLSLKSNSLTTQTPNTKQQLYSQEITSWYPINHSGPQPKLDKNNEFPGNWLSKNGAGAIPSNVDENDQGTDVDAISNKDPIPLGRPIDCPAHFSELESPCQIYCCSAEIHQLEDPQPDHPPEKKSISDHLEQPLNIHEEKRKVSKGFQNGINPSDPSTQTLVKESNYKYLHKRTKRETVGADWGEVASNAAGSLPPEPKPQLFIVAKSFNVSLDQRYCTAASPNTPNNISCIIPLSKHMPDMHLTLHFLGMPWFWQTVQQCPVSSTSIDETMVCGWTYTLQQQQTQYIENNNQPGDQSFPLDVAHYLRKTLKFRVPTVQPQENICKNQHGVDYLEFTLHFYRDCNE; the protein is encoded by the exons GTCGAGGCGACTTCGTTGGAGGAATTGACAACGAAGCCTTTGACTTTTCGCAGTTGGAGGATTTCATTAACAGCGACAGCGAACAACCAGCAAC aTATTTCGCGGACACTCTCGCGGCAGAAGAAAACGGGAGTGGAACGACGAGTCATGGCGATCGAGTTGAAGCAACGGGTAGTCAGCAAACACCACAACGTTTACCTTCACCGATCGCTCACAATCATGCTGTGTCGAACGCATGTTCTTCTggtaccaccactaccaccgtCCCAACCGGTACCGCCTACAAAGATCCACAATCGTACGTTCATCC ACATCCGTTGCCAGAAAGTCCACCGGACAGTGGAAGCGAGCCACCATATTCTCCGCCTGGACACCATGATCCCCAACACGTTCACTCGCCAC ATCAAAAGGCGGCCTTACAAGAAATACTTTTACATCACCAAGGTAATACATCCAATTATCCAGGCAATTTGTTACCATCCTCACCAAGAACATTGGCCACATCTACTGACCCCTTATTGTTGACACATCCGGTCTTAACTCCTCATCTTACATCAGGAACGACGAATTTATCGACTCAACAACAAATAGCACCAACCTTAGTACCGTTGTCGCACGAACATGGTAACGATGGTATTAACACGTTATACTCGTCTCTTCAGTCAGCacctaaaaagagaaaacttaGTCAGGATGGGCTTGTTCATGTCAAACAG TCTTTGCATAAGGAGCCGGAACTTGGTACGGTGGAACATAGTTGCAGCAGTAGCAGTGCTGTTCTCGATGGTGACGAAGTTGCTGACAGTAATTACATTGATCCAAGTTATCAATGCATACGATTTCATCCCTTTCAACAAACTTCTTGGCACGTACTTTGTGATCATAATCTTAAAGAACTTCCTGTACCGCATTACAGAGTCGATGCGGATAAAGGATTTAATTTTAGTAATTCTGACGATGCTTTTGTTTGCCAAAAGAAGAATCATTTTCAG ATCACTTGCCATGCACAATTACAAGGCGAAGCTGTATTCGTACGAACTGGTGAAGGATTGAAGAAGATAAATAGCTttcaattacatttttatggTGTTAAAGTCGAATCGCCGACGCAAACTATCAGAGTAGAACAAAGTCAAAGCGACAGAAGTAAGAAACCCTTTCATCCTGTTAC CGTTGTTTCCAGGGTGGATTTAGGCGGCGAACGTGTTACGAAAGTAACAGTCGGCCGCTTACATTTTAGTGAAACAACGAGTAATAATATgcgtaaaaaaggaaaaccaaATCCAGATCaaagatattttcatttggTTGTTGGTCTTCATGCTCATACAGCAGACCAAGCCAGTTATCAAGTCGTTGCACATGCATCGGAAAGAATAATCGTTAGG GCAAGTAATCCAGGGCAATTTGAATCTGAGGGTAGTGGTGTCGGAGCTGAAGGAGGATGGCAAAGAGGTGCTGCACCTGATAGCGTTTATCATGCTGGCCGAGTTGGTATTAATACGGATAGACCGGACGAGGCTCTTGTAATTCATGGGAATATGAAG GTTACTGGTCATATAGTTCAACCAAGCGATGCAAGAGCTAAACAAAATGTTCAAGAAGTGGATACACGTGAACAATTGAGAAATGTACAACAGCTTCGTGTTGTAAGATATCGATATGCTCCAGAATTTGCCTTACATTCAGGTTTGGGAATAAAACCACAAGAAGATACCGGTGTTATAGCTCAAGAGGTACAACAAATTTTACCGGAAGCTGTACTTCCGGCCGGCGATATTGTTCTTCCAAATGGTcaaagaattgaaaattttttggtCGTTAATAAAGAACGAATATTCATGGAAAATGTAGGGGCCGTGAAAGAACTTTGTAAA GTAACAGATAGTTTGGAAACTAGAATAGATCAACtagaaagaataaacaaacGCCTTGCTAAATTAAAAAGAGGCGACAGTCTTAAAAGTTCCGTCAGTACGGTATCTAGCATATCGAGTAATAAATACTCATCGCCTACTAATAACAAATCGTCTATCcttggaaaaacaaaaaggattgAAAGAGAGGACGAACTTTTATgcagtaataaatttatacaaattattatcgttatacttATATTGATCATGGCATtttg TCTCGTTGCAATGgcaacattatattttttggaaTATCAGAAACGTAGTAGCCTCGAATGGTCTACAATGGCAAGTAAAGATATGCTGGCTGTGAAACCTGTTCATCCAGCAATGTTATCAACAACTCCAACATACGATCCTAGATTGAATTCTTTATTACATAGTACAATATCTTCTTTATATACAAAACACGGTCCGTATACGAGAGGTTTAGACGGTGGATTATCCTTAAAAAGTAATTCATTAACAACACAAACGCCTAACACGAAACAACAATTATATTCGCAAGAAATAACTTCGTGGTATCCGATAAATCATTCGGGACCACAACCAAAGctcgataaaaataa cgaATTTCCTGGGAATTGGTTGAGTAAAAACGGTGCAGGTGCCATTCCTAGTAATGTAGACGAAAATGATCAAGGAACAGACGTTGATGCAATATCAAACAAGGATCCGATTCCTTTAGGAAGACCAATTGATTGTCCTGCACATTTTAGTGAACTCGAAAGTCCATGTCAG atttattgtTGCTCTGCTGAAATTCATCAATTGGAAGATCCACAACCAGATCATCCACCAGAGAAAAAATCTATTT cAGATCATCTGGAGCAACCTTTAAATATTCATGAAGAGAAGCGTAAAGTAAGCAAAGGTTTTCAAAATGGCATTAATCCATCTGATCCTAGCACACAAACTCTCGTAAAAGAG agcAATTACAAATATCTACATAAAAGGACAAAACGAGAAACTGTTGGTGCAGATTGGGGAGAAGTAGCTAGTAACGCTGCTGGTTCTTTACCACCAGAACCTAAACCCCAATTGTTTATAGTTGCCAAAAGCTTTAATGTCTCCTTAGATCAACGATATTGCACTGCTGCCTCACCAAATACTCCAAACAATATTAGTTGTATTATACCATTATCTAAACATATGCCTGATATGCATCTTACGTTACACTTtct TGGTATGCCTTGGTTTTGGCAAACGGTGCAACAATGTCCAGTATCATCGACATCTATTGACGAAACAATGGTATGCGGTTGGACTTATACtttgcaacaacaacaaacacaatatattgaaaataacaatcaaCCAGGCGATCAATCTTTTCCTTTGGATGTAGCACATTATCTCAGGAAAACGTTAAAATTTCGTGTACCCACTGTACAGCCCCAAGAA aatATCTGTAAGAATCAACACGGCGTTGATTATTTAGAATTCACATTGCACTTTTATCGGGACtgcaatgaataa